In one window of Mastigocladopsis repens PCC 10914 DNA:
- a CDS encoding AAA family ATPase, whose product MLKELHLQQVGPAAHFDVAFADRLNIFTGDNGLGKSFLLDIAWWVMTTNWAEQPAYPHQARGENPQITGVVSTKKNIREYQSYFDFSEQQWRSLQIPPLLKEVVIYVRVDGSFSVFDPARQRDIAYNFNPNTLWNGLKSKNKVLCNGLIQDWVTWQNQPNKYPFKLFYNVIKKLAPHPSEWIEVGEPTRVSIEDVRDIPTVNLPYGNVPVTQTSAGMKRILGLAYLLVWTWYEHKKASELRQQKPVDQIVLLIDEIESHLHPRWQRVILPAILAVVKELQPRMKIQALVTTHSPLVLASLEPNFNEQEDKLFLLKLQDREVSLDEVPWSKQGDTVGWLTSEIFGLKQARSKEAEIAIEAAEAWMRDDDMNAFPENLRIPTQIHQELQRVLPGHDPFWPRWIVTTEKINFGLSGA is encoded by the coding sequence ATGTTAAAAGAACTTCACCTCCAGCAAGTTGGTCCTGCTGCCCATTTTGATGTTGCATTTGCCGATAGGCTCAATATATTTACAGGTGATAATGGTTTAGGTAAAAGTTTTTTACTCGATATCGCTTGGTGGGTGATGACTACAAATTGGGCAGAGCAACCAGCGTACCCACATCAAGCGAGAGGTGAAAATCCACAAATTACAGGCGTAGTTAGCACTAAAAAAAATATAAGAGAATATCAGAGTTACTTTGATTTTTCTGAACAACAATGGCGTAGTTTACAAATACCTCCTTTATTAAAAGAGGTAGTTATTTATGTGCGAGTTGATGGTAGTTTTTCTGTTTTTGACCCGGCTCGCCAACGCGATATTGCTTATAATTTTAATCCAAATACACTTTGGAATGGATTAAAGTCAAAAAATAAAGTTCTTTGTAATGGTCTAATTCAAGATTGGGTAACATGGCAAAATCAACCGAATAAATATCCATTTAAACTGTTTTATAATGTCATTAAAAAACTTGCACCTCACCCTTCAGAATGGATAGAAGTGGGAGAACCAACGCGAGTTTCTATTGAAGACGTGCGCGATATTCCTACAGTTAATCTGCCTTATGGGAATGTTCCTGTCACTCAAACATCAGCCGGAATGAAGCGTATTCTGGGACTAGCTTATTTACTAGTTTGGACTTGGTACGAACATAAAAAAGCTTCTGAATTACGGCAACAAAAGCCAGTAGATCAGATAGTTTTACTAATTGATGAAATTGAATCTCATTTACATCCTCGTTGGCAGAGAGTGATTTTACCAGCTATTTTAGCTGTAGTGAAAGAATTACAACCCAGGATGAAGATACAGGCTTTAGTAACTACTCATTCTCCACTTGTTCTTGCTTCCTTAGAGCCAAATTTTAATGAGCAAGAAGATAAACTATTTTTATTGAAATTACAAGATAGAGAGGTTAGCCTTGACGAAGTACCTTGGTCAAAACAAGGGGATACAGTTGGATGGTTAACCTCAGAAATTTTTGGTCTCAAACAAGCCCGTTCCAAAGAAGCAGAAATTGCAATTGAAGCAGCAGAGGCTTGGATGCGTGATGATGATATGAATGCGTTTCCAGAAAATCTGAGAATACCAACACAAATTCATCAGGAACTTCAAAGAGTTTTACCAGGACATGACCCATTTTGGCCCCGTTGGATAGTTACAACGGAGAAAATAAATTTTGGGTTATCAGGGGCATAA
- the iscB gene encoding RNA-guided endonuclease IscB: MQTNYVFLVDTNKQPLNPIHPARARELLNKNKAAIYRQFPFTLVLHKAIDNPLVRLLTLKLDPGSKTTGIALLDGENVIWAAELQHRGWSIKDALNSRRSLRSSRRSRKTRYRMARFDNRKRPEGWLPPSLMHRVLTVETWVKRLCRYAPIAQTVMELVKFDTQKMQNPEIDGIEYQQGQLAGYEVRQYLLEKWGRKCVYCDKEGVPLQIEHIHPKSKGGSNRVSNLALSCKRCNLKKGTQLVDEFLKKDAKRLEKIKQQAKKPLKDAAAVNATRWTLFHTLKGILPTTTGTGAQTKYNRTLFQLEKQHWIDAACIGDIKAIKLLTLQPLLIKANGWGTRQMAGTNKYGFPIRHRTRQSLHFGFQTGDIVKAVVLSGKKVGQYVGRVLCRAKGSFDIVTKTGRVGDINHRFCKPIHKKDGYSYAF, translated from the coding sequence ATGCAAACCAATTATGTTTTTCTTGTTGACACCAATAAACAACCATTAAACCCAATTCATCCCGCGAGAGCGCGAGAGTTGCTTAACAAAAATAAAGCAGCAATTTACCGACAATTTCCTTTCACTCTTGTGCTGCACAAGGCAATTGATAACCCACTTGTTCGACTACTTACTCTTAAGCTTGACCCTGGTAGCAAAACCACAGGGATAGCATTATTAGATGGGGAGAATGTTATTTGGGCAGCAGAACTACAACATAGGGGCTGGTCCATCAAGGACGCACTTAACAGCCGCCGCTCGTTACGTAGCTCACGTCGTAGCCGCAAAACTCGTTACCGTATGGCTCGTTTTGATAACCGTAAGCGACCAGAAGGGTGGCTACCTCCTTCGTTGATGCATCGTGTTCTCACAGTTGAAACTTGGGTAAAACGGCTTTGTCGCTACGCACCCATCGCTCAAACTGTTATGGAATTAGTCAAATTCGACACGCAAAAAATGCAAAACCCAGAGATTGATGGCATCGAATATCAGCAAGGACAACTCGCTGGTTACGAAGTCCGACAATATCTTCTAGAAAAGTGGGGGCGTAAATGTGTTTACTGTGACAAAGAAGGCGTGCCACTTCAAATTGAACATATTCATCCAAAATCCAAAGGTGGTAGCAATCGTGTCAGCAATTTAGCTCTTAGCTGTAAACGATGCAATCTTAAAAAAGGGACACAACTTGTTGATGAGTTTTTGAAAAAAGATGCAAAAAGATTAGAGAAAATTAAACAACAAGCCAAAAAACCATTAAAAGATGCTGCCGCTGTTAATGCGACTCGTTGGACACTTTTTCATACCCTAAAAGGTATTTTGCCAACAACAACAGGAACAGGTGCTCAAACAAAGTACAATCGAACTCTTTTTCAACTAGAAAAGCAACACTGGATTGACGCGGCTTGTATTGGCGACATTAAAGCAATTAAGTTGCTAACATTGCAGCCACTACTAATTAAAGCGAATGGTTGGGGAACCAGACAAATGGCTGGTACAAACAAGTATGGCTTTCCTATCCGTCATCGTACTCGTCAATCGCTTCATTTTGGCTTCCAGACTGGCGATATAGTTAAAGCTGTTGTGCTTTCAGGGAAGAAAGTGGGTCAGTACGTTGGTCGCGTATTATGTCGCGCCAAAGGCAGTTTTGACATCGTTACCAAGACCGGAAGAGTTGGAGACATCAATCATAGGTTTTGCAAACCCATTCACAAGAAGGACGGATATTCGTATGCTTTTTAA
- a CDS encoding GIY-YIG nuclease family protein, with product MELSGKIPSIPCCYMIELSRPLGNEKHQARYYLGSCANLKKRFQQHLQGSGAAFTRAAIKRGIEFKIVYVWKTSSKQEARQLEIQLKRYKNHAQLLRRVQNAKTNSTKTR from the coding sequence ATGGAATTGTCAGGAAAGATACCCTCAATTCCTTGCTGCTACATGATTGAGCTATCTCGTCCGCTTGGAAATGAGAAACATCAAGCTCGTTACTACTTAGGTTCATGCGCGAACCTCAAGAAAAGATTTCAGCAGCATCTACAAGGATCTGGCGCAGCATTTACTCGTGCTGCCATAAAACGCGGCATCGAATTCAAAATTGTTTACGTATGGAAAACGTCAAGTAAACAAGAAGCCCGTCAGCTTGAAATTCAACTTAAACGATATAAAAACCATGCACAATTATTAAGGAGAGTGCAAAATGCCAAAACGAATTCGACAAAAACTAGGTAG
- a CDS encoding DUF3155 domain-containing protein, protein MPKRIRQKLGRYHLRRKLRGKVLLSKVTSFSCYQQNHQEKTCTTARKFIRNNNIQPPCVITVLKISGSEEKFFLSNNELFSYKYAIDNHKLFSPEIASVAT, encoded by the coding sequence ATGCCAAAACGAATTCGACAAAAACTAGGTAGATACCATTTGAGACGTAAGTTACGTGGGAAAGTTTTGCTATCAAAGGTTACAAGCTTTAGCTGCTATCAACAAAACCATCAAGAAAAAACCTGTACAACTGCAAGGAAATTCATTCGCAATAACAATATTCAACCACCGTGCGTGATCACGGTACTCAAGATATCGGGTAGCGAAGAGAAATTTTTCTTATCAAACAATGAATTGTTTAGCTATAAATATGCTATTGACAATCACAAATTATTCTCACCGGAAATAGCCTCAGTCGCTACTTAA
- a CDS encoding macro domain-containing protein → MDLEVDVIVNPTNTNLNFSGLISQEIIQRLGISFFENIQENNSKISFGEVLVTDANILPARYIFHLPTYQDKNSFIETISQAISAALNKAENLAEVKTIAFPSIGTGALGFNSATLVFNILNTVVAHIKKGSRLKKVFFAFVDELAYQSYAVAYQALFLENLLDYNVSIITSQSVTTVAGEIELSINLRQVQTIKEGYLLQITQDEAVGNELNIFLTAPGFQFSGDNTTSLPLETDTINITQTATFNLTALRPGKTKIKAELYCGETYKTTLETEVEVIAFEETELRPLIAARSRPVPQPDIILQVRTSWNADISACTFNYHIDSYQPRLLFADNVDYNSQSLSTTWVERYSEGVASRSHSLLKTTLEEAASSLREDFRSRLVSLGQYLFQSLLPEELQNTFRAIAGFNRPFTLLILADQDAWFPWELLHDGQKFLGDRFIIGRWLWELEKARPYEFPVGAVNVAHYASVEQPELWTELLHSSGAPPPIPMQASIFNDITLFESIRGLHLIRYGQSVDTANRQDAPVLVNSSSDIQDIEREVQPAKLSLRRNHPLVSLSYLNVGQPELTALEQTWASTFVRAGCSAFVGSLWAVQPNVEAAFVSAFYHSIGAGQTLGVAFQTARRLAKTVVPESLDWLAYVLFGDPMARPYRPVQGQGYAVVEPIGQEIDDPVSPGSTVRLEQTRGLLATTLENISGSLPTEGKSRLISLGQYLFG, encoded by the coding sequence TTGGATTTAGAAGTTGATGTTATCGTTAATCCTACAAATACAAACTTAAACTTTAGCGGGTTGATTAGTCAAGAAATTATTCAAAGATTGGGTATTAGCTTTTTTGAAAATATTCAAGAAAATAACTCCAAAATCTCATTTGGTGAAGTTTTGGTAACTGATGCCAATATTTTACCTGCCCGTTATATTTTTCACTTACCAACTTATCAAGACAAAAACTCCTTTATTGAAACTATTTCTCAAGCCATTTCTGCTGCTTTAAATAAAGCGGAAAATTTAGCAGAAGTCAAGACAATAGCTTTCCCTTCAATAGGTACAGGCGCTCTAGGATTTAATTCAGCAACATTAGTTTTTAATATATTAAACACTGTAGTAGCTCACATAAAAAAGGGTTCTCGCCTCAAAAAAGTTTTTTTCGCTTTTGTTGACGAATTGGCATATCAATCTTATGCAGTTGCATATCAAGCATTATTTTTAGAAAACCTTCTCGATTACAATGTATCAATTATTACGTCACAATCAGTTACAACAGTTGCAGGAGAAATAGAACTTTCAATTAATCTGAGGCAAGTTCAAACTATAAAAGAAGGTTATTTGCTTCAAATTACGCAAGACGAAGCCGTCGGTAACGAACTTAACATATTTCTCACTGCTCCCGGCTTTCAATTTAGTGGTGACAACACCACAAGCTTACCCCTTGAAACTGACACCATTAACATAACTCAAACCGCAACTTTCAATCTTACCGCCCTGCGTCCAGGTAAAACCAAAATTAAAGCAGAACTTTACTGCGGTGAAACTTATAAAACAACGCTCGAAACTGAAGTAGAAGTTATTGCGTTTGAGGAAACAGAACTACGCCCGCTTATCGCCGCCCGATCGCGTCCCGTTCCCCAACCAGATATAATTCTCCAAGTGCGTACTAGTTGGAACGCAGATATCTCAGCCTGTACTTTCAATTACCACATCGATAGCTATCAACCACGCCTGCTATTCGCGGATAACGTTGACTATAATTCACAGTCTTTATCTACTACTTGGGTCGAGCGATACTCCGAAGGAGTCGCTTCGCGATCGCACTCATTATTAAAAACTACCCTTGAGGAAGCAGCAAGTAGCCTCAGAGAAGATTTCCGTTCTCGCCTTGTTTCCCTCGGTCAGTACTTATTTCAATCCTTACTCCCAGAAGAACTGCAAAATACCTTTCGCGCCATAGCAGGTTTCAACCGCCCTTTCACTTTACTGATATTAGCTGACCAGGATGCTTGGTTTCCTTGGGAACTGTTGCATGATGGGCAGAAATTTTTAGGCGATCGCTTTATTATTGGGCGATGGCTTTGGGAGTTAGAAAAAGCACGACCTTATGAGTTTCCTGTGGGTGCGGTCAATGTTGCCCATTATGCCAGTGTGGAACAACCTGAACTTTGGACTGAGCTTTTGCACTCATCAGGCGCACCACCCCCAATTCCCATGCAAGCTAGTATATTTAATGATATTACTTTGTTTGAATCAATACGTGGCTTGCATTTAATTCGCTATGGTCAATCTGTGGACACAGCAAACCGCCAGGATGCGCCAGTGCTGGTTAATAGCAGTAGCGATATTCAGGATATTGAGCGTGAAGTGCAACCAGCCAAGCTGAGTCTGCGTCGCAATCATCCCCTTGTATCTTTAAGTTATTTAAATGTAGGGCAACCGGAATTAACAGCATTAGAGCAAACCTGGGCTTCTACCTTTGTCAGAGCAGGTTGTAGCGCCTTTGTTGGTTCCCTTTGGGCAGTACAACCCAATGTGGAAGCGGCTTTTGTTAGTGCTTTTTATCACAGCATTGGGGCAGGGCAAACTTTGGGTGTGGCGTTCCAAACGGCTCGCAGATTGGCTAAAACTGTTGTACCGGAATCCTTAGACTGGTTGGCTTATGTATTATTTGGCGACCCAATGGCGCGTCCTTACCGACCAGTACAGGGACAGGGCTATGCGGTTGTGGAACCTATTGGTCAAGAAATTGACGACCCAGTATCCCCAGGAAGCACAGTAAGGTTAGAACAGACGCGGGGATTGTTAGCAACTACACTCGAAAATATATCCGGTAGTTTACCAACTGAGGGAAAATCTCGTTTAATTTCCCTTGGTCAATACTTATTTGGGTAA